From the genome of Anaplasma ovis str. Haibei, one region includes:
- a CDS encoding polysaccharide deacetylase family protein, protein MVRACCGVFPVSSKSIVLPVIFVIFTAVLPMCGAAHARDVSYNSKFGSRVVMDAIWTDVQLHGTEGEGKVSGYHQPDLTLPDGGCTPLWAQWGANGKRGNIRSVSLRPDVGKVVALTFDFCELSTKTAGYDGRVIDFLRQRGIPATLFLGGKWMKTHQERAMQLIADPLFEIGNHAWTHGNFALLPVKDATEQVMCTERQYEILRDAIGARLHDGISREEFEKIPKSLSLFRLPYGRVADANLDLLHKIGVRVIQWNIVVPEWERISDKFVSGMGIRRGSILLMHATSVPPYTLENLEVIVGFLQKEGYSFATVTELLDMGSPNVHTEGYFRHSGDNVFLDNRYVRYGTAHPPPSGSVPRGGG, encoded by the coding sequence TCAGTAGTAAGTCAATAGTACTGCCGGTCATTTTTGTGATATTTACTGCCGTCCTCCCGATGTGTGGTGCCGCGCACGCACGAGATGTCAGCTATAATAGCAAGTTTGGCTCCCGGGTTGTGATGGATGCTATCTGGACGGACGTGCAGCTTCATGGTACGGAAGGGGAAGGCAAGGTGTCTGGTTACCATCAGCCAGATCTAACGCTACCGGACGGTGGATGTACGCCGCTTTGGGCCCAATGGGGGGCCAATGGCAAGCGGGGGAATATTAGGTCTGTCTCGCTGCGCCCTGATGTAGGGAAAGTTGTGGCTCTGACGTTCGATTTTTGTGAACTTTCCACCAAAACTGCTGGCTATGATGGCAGAGTGATCGATTTTCTCAGGCAACGTGGTATCCCCGCTACGCTATTTCTCGGTGGGAAGTGGATGAAGACTCATCAGGAGAGGGCGATGCAGCTCATCGCGGACCCTTTGTTTGAAATAGGCAACCACGCGTGGACCCACGGAAATTTTGCACTATTGCCTGTGAAAGATGCGACCGAACAAGTTATGTGCACTGAAAGGCAGTATGAGATACTTAGAGACGCCATTGGTGCGCGATTGCATGACGGCATATCGCGTGAGGAGTTCGAAAAAATTCCCAAGAGCCTTAGCTTGTTTAGGCTTCCTTACGGCAGGGTGGCTGACGCGAATCTTGACCTTCTGCACAAAATTGGGGTCAGAGTTATACAGTGGAATATAGTTGTGCCCGAGTGGGAGCGGATCTCAGATAAATTTGTGTCTGGCATGGGCATACGCAGGGGGTCGATTTTGCTAATGCATGCAACTTCGGTTCCCCCGTACACGCTGGAAAATCTTGAGGTAATCGTGGGTTTTTTGCAAAAGGAGGGATATAGTTTTGCCACGGTTACAGAGCTGCTTGACATGGGGAGCCCAAATGTTCATACTGAAGGCTACTTCAGACATTCTGGGGATAATGTCTTCCTCGACAATCGGTATGTACGTTATGGCACCGCGCATCCGCCCCCCAGTGGGTCTGTGCCTAGGGGCGGTGGGTAG
- a CDS encoding bifunctional 5,10-methylenetetrahydrofolate dehydrogenase/5,10-methenyltetrahydrofolate cyclohydrolase: protein MREIIDGKLVARGLLDRLRVSVDRLRVEHGIVPHLVVVIVGDDPASKLYVGNKQRKAEELGLQSRTIALEYNTSQEELLRIIDELNGDAAVHGILVQLPLPKHINKELVINAISPEKDVDGFHNSNAGKLATGQLDCMIPCTPQGCIHLIKTVKQDLAGSNAVVVGRSNIVGKPVALLLLYENCTVTVLHSASLNIEEHCLRADIIVAAVGKACFIKASWIKPGAIVIDVGINLVEEGQKNRFVGDVEFEGLQDVPCLVTPVPGGVGPMTIAFLLVNTVLGACKQCGIDHENIRSSLLQ, encoded by the coding sequence GTGCGTGAAATAATAGACGGTAAACTAGTCGCGCGGGGTCTGCTAGATAGATTGCGTGTATCTGTTGATCGGCTTAGGGTGGAGCATGGAATAGTGCCACACCTGGTGGTTGTTATTGTTGGGGATGATCCGGCGAGTAAACTGTACGTAGGCAACAAACAGCGCAAAGCCGAAGAACTTGGGTTGCAGTCCCGTACAATTGCCCTTGAGTATAACACCTCCCAGGAGGAGCTACTGCGCATTATTGATGAGCTCAACGGAGACGCAGCTGTGCACGGCATTCTGGTGCAGCTGCCTTTACCAAAGCATATAAATAAAGAACTCGTGATTAATGCTATAAGTCCCGAGAAAGATGTTGATGGGTTTCATAACTCCAACGCGGGAAAGCTGGCTACTGGTCAGCTAGACTGTATGATCCCATGTACCCCGCAGGGGTGTATACATCTGATCAAAACCGTAAAACAAGATTTGGCCGGTAGCAACGCGGTGGTTGTGGGGCGCTCAAATATAGTAGGAAAGCCGGTTGCATTGCTGCTCCTCTACGAGAATTGTACGGTGACCGTACTACATTCTGCCAGCCTTAATATTGAAGAGCATTGCCTGAGGGCAGACATAATTGTGGCAGCTGTAGGCAAGGCATGCTTCATTAAAGCCTCTTGGATCAAGCCCGGGGCAATAGTTATAGATGTTGGAATAAACCTTGTAGAGGAGGGGCAGAAAAATAGATTTGTCGGAGATGTTGAGTTCGAAGGTTTGCAGGATGTTCCATGTTTGGTAACCCCAGTCCCCGGAGGGGTAGGGCCGATGACAATAGCGTTTCTTCTAGTAAACACGGTGCTAGGTGCCTGCAAGCAATGTGGTATCGATCACGAAAACATACGAAGTTCTCTGTTGCAGTAG
- a CDS encoding alpha/beta hydrolase translates to MVGEIKRLKLGNSSYVSYMQTTARSPVSVIFFGGFMSDMHGTKAQHLFGHCESRGVHCTIFDYLGHGSSSGEFQECTMSDWYASCVSVVESLTNAPLVIVGSSMGGWLMLLTALSHGKRVRGLIGMAPAPDFTESLDLSESQHSEVMRTGKTVKNTENCSYVITKKLIDDGKTHLLMNKHEIAIECPMVLIHGMDDTVVPYQVSLSIANKVKSRDVRVHLTKSGTHHLTDEYSLSLMLKAVHDLMQ, encoded by the coding sequence ATGGTGGGTGAGATAAAGCGGCTCAAGTTAGGCAATTCCAGTTACGTATCATACATGCAGACTACAGCTCGGAGTCCTGTGTCCGTCATATTTTTTGGGGGCTTTATGTCCGATATGCACGGCACGAAGGCACAGCATTTGTTCGGACACTGCGAATCTCGTGGAGTGCATTGCACAATTTTCGATTATCTTGGCCATGGTAGCTCGAGCGGCGAGTTCCAAGAATGCACAATGAGCGACTGGTACGCTAGCTGCGTGAGCGTGGTTGAATCCTTAACCAACGCGCCTTTGGTTATAGTGGGCTCCAGCATGGGAGGGTGGCTCATGCTGCTAACCGCTTTATCTCATGGCAAAAGAGTACGTGGGCTCATCGGCATGGCTCCCGCACCAGATTTTACGGAATCATTGGATTTGAGCGAGTCGCAGCACTCGGAGGTAATGCGCACGGGTAAGACCGTAAAAAATACGGAAAACTGCAGTTATGTAATCACCAAAAAGCTTATAGATGATGGCAAAACCCATCTACTTATGAACAAGCACGAGATTGCGATAGAGTGCCCCATGGTGCTAATACACGGCATGGACGACACAGTGGTGCCTTATCAGGTTTCTCTATCAATAGCAAATAAAGTAAAGTCTAGGGATGTGCGTGTACATCTAACGAAGAGCGGCACTCACCATCTCACGGATGAGTATTCGCTCAGTTTGATGCTCAAAGCGGTGCATGATCTTATGCAGTAA
- a CDS encoding proton-conducting transporter membrane subunit: MTKLLCSVDALLLSAVLLPFASAALILALRNVRRAHEVLTLASSCTLVPILYRIYVLCAGSKGGAVLRYEMTSSLCIALQPEALGIMFALMVSLLWLITNVYTICYMNKTDSKNACHHPVFYACFAASIGCTLCVAFSGNIATLFIAYEMLTACTYPLIIHGLSASSIAGGRFYLKTLLCTSMLFFLPAVIMIYGLNGAAGLFGTASFISETHPAFLPILLILLCYGVTKAAIVPAHVWLPEAMVAPTPVSALLHAVAVVKSGVFTIIKITVYVLGVRGMGEYYATVSETIYNCNVLMYLSAATIIVGSIMAMRQSNLKKLLAYSTVSQLSYITLAVSMYTDGAIRAAVLQMVCHAFAKITLFFSAGAIYAVTGKTSVKEINGIGRAMPLTIAAFCIGALAMIGVPPASTFWGKFSILSEAMGNGHIMVVLTMVASTLLNTLYFVPIIYRAFFIKPSAKSGSSQKEAPVPMLAAMMATSACTITLFLHPNIVFGVLDRIGLAVTFPK, from the coding sequence ATGACTAAGCTTCTGTGCAGTGTGGACGCTTTGCTGCTTAGTGCGGTATTGCTGCCGTTTGCATCAGCGGCGCTGATCTTGGCACTTCGCAATGTGCGCCGCGCTCATGAAGTTTTAACTCTAGCATCTTCATGCACGTTGGTGCCGATCTTATACCGCATATACGTGCTTTGTGCCGGCAGCAAGGGTGGCGCGGTTCTGCGTTATGAGATGACGTCATCACTGTGTATTGCTCTGCAACCAGAAGCGCTTGGCATAATGTTCGCCCTCATGGTTTCGCTACTGTGGCTCATAACCAACGTCTATACAATATGCTACATGAACAAAACAGACTCAAAAAACGCATGCCATCATCCGGTTTTTTATGCCTGTTTTGCAGCAAGCATCGGCTGCACTTTATGCGTGGCTTTTTCTGGTAACATAGCTACCCTGTTTATTGCATATGAAATGCTTACCGCATGCACTTATCCCCTAATCATACACGGGCTGAGCGCAAGTTCCATAGCTGGAGGCAGGTTCTACCTAAAAACATTGCTATGCACCTCCATGCTGTTTTTCCTACCTGCAGTAATAATGATTTATGGGTTGAACGGGGCCGCGGGGCTATTCGGCACTGCAAGTTTCATATCTGAAACACACCCGGCCTTCCTACCAATTTTGCTCATCCTGCTGTGCTATGGGGTCACCAAGGCTGCAATTGTACCAGCACACGTGTGGCTGCCCGAAGCTATGGTGGCCCCCACTCCGGTGAGTGCACTACTGCACGCAGTGGCTGTGGTTAAGTCTGGAGTGTTTACGATTATTAAGATTACAGTATACGTACTTGGCGTACGTGGGATGGGCGAATACTACGCCACAGTGAGTGAAACCATATACAACTGCAACGTCCTGATGTACTTATCTGCCGCAACTATAATTGTAGGTTCTATCATGGCAATGCGACAAAGTAACTTAAAAAAGTTACTGGCGTACTCGACAGTTTCGCAGCTCTCCTACATAACGTTGGCAGTCTCCATGTATACCGACGGGGCAATCAGGGCAGCTGTTTTGCAGATGGTGTGCCACGCCTTTGCTAAGATTACATTGTTCTTTTCCGCAGGTGCAATATACGCAGTCACGGGTAAGACTAGCGTCAAAGAAATTAATGGCATAGGGCGCGCAATGCCCCTCACCATCGCGGCATTTTGCATCGGAGCTCTGGCGATGATAGGGGTGCCACCAGCCTCAACTTTCTGGGGAAAGTTCTCAATTCTATCAGAAGCAATGGGCAATGGGCACATTATGGTAGTCCTCACAATGGTTGCAAGCACCTTGCTCAACACCTTGTATTTTGTCCCAATAATATACAGGGCGTTCTTTATCAAACCTTCGGCGAAAAGCGGAAGCAGCCAAAAGGAGGCTCCCGTGCCAATGCTAGCAGCTATGATGGCTACGTCCGCATGCACGATCACACTATTTTTACACCCCAACATTGTTTTCGGAGTATTGGATCGTATCGGGCTTGCGGTTACGTTCCCCAAATAA
- the ppdK gene encoding pyruvate, phosphate dikinase translates to MSEMLIYHFSKSKCDGGSHLANLLGNKGAGLAEMCRIGINVPPGFTIPTSVCGYYHKHGKLPEGLSQQLQKALQHLGNEISLEFGNPDRPLLVSVRSGSVRSMPGMMDTVLNVGINDEILEGLKRTHSERFAYDSYRRLIQMYATTVMQMSNHWFEEEYDRKCRELSLLPGELITDVSALLELVTEFKSLVLKHGGAEFPQNVHEQLYSAVGAVFRSWMNNRAVAYRKVCGIPSESGTAVNVQSMVFGNISQNSATGVVFTRNPSTGAKEIFGEFLINAQGEDVVSGNKDPAPISLMERVMPRVYGELVEVCHRLEQSYKDMQDVEFTVQDGKLWILQTRAGKRSAQAAVHLAVAMVKEGLISREEAINRVDHTTLSGLLHPVLDGGSDNAVVCRGLPASPGAASGCVAFTSSDAESLKKQGKNVILVRQETSPEDIGGMSSSVGILTLRGGMTSHAAVVARGMGKPCICGTSGLFIDKSGEFFYNGEGLKVAQGESITINGSTGEVMLGTVKTVTPQLPESFSELMSWVDEVRTIGVMANADTPEDMKTAKQFGADGVGLCRTEHMFFSDGRIATVQEMIVASDKQERDAALAKIETMQKHDFKEMFACMQGKQITIRLLDPPLHEFLPTSREVLEDIAKRIGKPLEHVRNRVSALSEKNPMLGHRGCRLAISYPEIYEMQARAIFQAARELREEGGTEVVPEIMVPFVMDEGEITAVGDLVRRVAEQFNNAQYSIGVMIELPRAALLADRLAKHVQFFSFGTNDLTQTTLGMSRDDSSKFVEHYTSAGILRSDPFELLDEQGVGKLIEITMKLTRESGAKIKTGMCGEHGGTLEAMQLCTKLGINYVSCSPYKVPVAKLLAAKCAIACKQLTSSGGAVTQSEAS, encoded by the coding sequence ATGAGTGAAATGTTGATTTACCACTTCAGCAAAAGCAAGTGCGATGGCGGCTCGCATTTGGCGAACTTGCTTGGCAACAAGGGGGCGGGTTTGGCTGAAATGTGCAGAATTGGCATCAACGTTCCTCCTGGTTTTACGATCCCAACATCGGTATGTGGGTACTATCACAAACACGGGAAACTTCCTGAAGGTCTGTCCCAGCAATTGCAGAAAGCCCTGCAACATTTGGGCAACGAAATATCACTGGAATTTGGTAATCCTGACCGCCCGCTTCTAGTGTCTGTCCGTTCAGGCAGCGTCCGGTCCATGCCCGGCATGATGGACACCGTACTAAACGTGGGGATAAATGACGAAATTTTGGAAGGGTTGAAGCGGACTCATTCGGAAAGGTTCGCGTATGACAGCTATAGAAGGCTGATACAAATGTACGCCACAACAGTAATGCAGATGAGCAACCACTGGTTTGAGGAAGAGTACGACAGGAAATGCAGGGAACTGTCTCTGCTGCCGGGTGAACTAATTACTGACGTCTCAGCATTGCTAGAATTGGTCACAGAATTTAAGAGCTTGGTGCTTAAACACGGAGGCGCGGAATTTCCCCAAAATGTACATGAACAGCTATACAGCGCCGTCGGAGCGGTTTTCAGGTCTTGGATGAACAATAGAGCAGTTGCCTACAGAAAAGTGTGTGGCATTCCATCCGAAAGTGGCACTGCAGTTAATGTGCAGTCTATGGTATTTGGCAACATTAGCCAAAATTCCGCAACCGGCGTGGTATTCACAAGAAACCCCTCCACAGGCGCTAAGGAGATTTTTGGAGAGTTTCTCATAAACGCACAAGGGGAGGATGTAGTATCTGGTAACAAAGATCCGGCCCCAATAAGCCTCATGGAGCGGGTTATGCCGCGCGTCTATGGAGAGCTAGTTGAAGTGTGCCACAGGTTAGAACAATCCTACAAAGATATGCAAGATGTCGAATTCACCGTACAGGACGGCAAGCTTTGGATTTTGCAGACAAGAGCAGGCAAGCGCAGCGCGCAGGCTGCTGTGCATCTTGCTGTTGCTATGGTCAAGGAGGGGTTAATTTCAAGAGAAGAAGCTATAAACAGGGTGGACCACACCACACTGAGCGGGTTATTACACCCAGTATTAGACGGTGGGTCTGACAATGCCGTGGTCTGCAGGGGGTTGCCTGCGTCTCCGGGGGCTGCGTCCGGATGCGTTGCTTTTACATCAAGTGATGCCGAGTCACTGAAAAAGCAGGGGAAGAACGTGATACTGGTACGGCAAGAGACCAGCCCAGAAGACATAGGCGGCATGAGCAGCTCCGTAGGCATACTTACATTGAGAGGTGGAATGACATCTCACGCTGCGGTTGTAGCCCGGGGCATGGGAAAGCCCTGCATTTGTGGAACAAGTGGCCTCTTTATCGATAAGAGCGGAGAGTTTTTCTACAATGGGGAAGGATTAAAGGTCGCCCAGGGGGAAAGCATCACAATAAACGGCAGCACCGGAGAGGTGATGTTAGGTACAGTCAAAACCGTAACACCGCAACTTCCTGAAAGTTTTAGTGAGCTGATGAGTTGGGTGGATGAGGTCAGAACCATAGGGGTGATGGCAAATGCGGATACTCCGGAAGATATGAAAACTGCGAAACAATTCGGGGCCGATGGCGTTGGGTTGTGCAGGACGGAGCACATGTTCTTCTCTGATGGGAGAATCGCAACCGTACAGGAAATGATAGTAGCAAGCGACAAGCAAGAACGGGATGCTGCACTTGCAAAGATAGAGACCATGCAAAAACACGACTTTAAGGAGATGTTCGCATGCATGCAAGGCAAACAAATCACCATAAGGCTGCTGGACCCTCCGTTACATGAATTTTTGCCCACTAGCCGCGAAGTTTTGGAGGACATCGCAAAGAGAATCGGTAAACCTCTGGAACACGTACGTAACAGGGTATCCGCATTGTCTGAGAAAAACCCCATGCTAGGCCATAGAGGCTGCAGGTTGGCGATCTCCTATCCAGAAATCTACGAAATGCAGGCACGGGCAATTTTTCAGGCTGCGCGAGAACTGCGTGAGGAAGGGGGCACAGAAGTTGTGCCAGAAATTATGGTACCATTTGTGATGGACGAGGGAGAAATAACCGCGGTGGGTGATCTGGTGAGGCGTGTCGCTGAGCAATTCAACAATGCACAATATAGTATCGGGGTTATGATTGAGCTCCCCAGGGCTGCATTGCTTGCCGACAGATTGGCAAAACATGTGCAGTTTTTCAGCTTCGGCACGAATGACCTAACACAAACAACTCTGGGTATGTCTCGGGATGACTCATCAAAGTTCGTCGAACATTACACAAGCGCGGGCATACTGCGTTCTGACCCTTTTGAGTTGCTGGATGAACAGGGAGTGGGCAAATTGATAGAGATCACCATGAAGCTTACGCGGGAATCCGGCGCAAAAATTAAAACTGGAATGTGTGGGGAGCATGGTGGAACCCTAGAAGCAATGCAGCTGTGCACCAAACTGGGCATCAATTACGTATCCTGCTCTCCCTATAAGGTACCCGTGGCAAAGCTTCTAGCCGCTAAGTGCGCGATTGCTTGCAAGCAGCTGACATCGTCTGGCGGGGCAGTCACCCAAAGTGAAGCTTCATGA
- a CDS encoding RDD family protein — translation MKKLELASIPKRILANIIDMALVSCPAYLISSITHGHSYALFLIFLVITCCYHTYMYMSPLKASVGQKILGIFIAARDGTVAKTGVIFNRTISQFLCPTVAILLLQSLDVVDSGAAILSMLFLFQAAVLLFWSYWYAIALFSKKQQTLHDKIYNTVVLAKRPKAPGTTPH, via the coding sequence ATGAAAAAGCTTGAGCTTGCCAGCATACCGAAAAGAATCTTGGCTAATATCATAGATATGGCGCTGGTATCTTGCCCCGCATACTTGATATCCTCTATCACGCATGGTCATAGCTACGCACTATTTCTGATTTTCCTGGTGATAACATGTTGTTACCACACATACATGTACATGTCCCCACTGAAGGCATCTGTAGGACAAAAAATTTTGGGAATTTTTATTGCAGCGCGTGACGGCACTGTGGCAAAAACAGGCGTAATATTCAACAGGACGATATCGCAGTTTCTGTGCCCAACTGTAGCTATTTTATTGTTACAATCACTGGATGTGGTTGACTCTGGAGCGGCTATTTTGAGCATGCTGTTTCTCTTCCAGGCCGCAGTGTTGCTGTTTTGGTCTTACTGGTATGCAATTGCTTTATTCTCAAAAAAGCAGCAGACACTGCACGATAAAATCTACAACACTGTAGTACTGGCAAAAAGGCCCAAAGCCCCTGGAACAACACCACACTAA
- a CDS encoding HAD family hydrolase, translated as MRPPVAVIFDWCNTLVTSSALDYETVDKVLKHMGRSDIDLSSVDPSTVDKYLARSLASRWEEASALYTEFAEKSTRVRKLVPSSNVLELLELLYDNGISMGIVSNKNGPSLREEVQTTGLSKYFSVIIGSGDTPENKPSPKPIIAALETLDVTPSEQVFFVGDSISDVASARSAKCLPIVYGSTKVDGVLSFQSFADLCKFVRGLLN; from the coding sequence ATGCGTCCTCCAGTAGCGGTAATTTTTGACTGGTGTAACACTTTGGTGACAAGTAGTGCACTAGACTACGAAACGGTAGACAAGGTTCTAAAGCACATGGGTCGCAGCGATATAGACCTTTCTTCCGTGGATCCAAGTACGGTAGACAAGTACCTAGCGCGTTCCTTGGCCTCCAGATGGGAAGAAGCCTCAGCCCTGTATACGGAGTTTGCCGAAAAATCCACGAGGGTCAGGAAGCTCGTCCCCAGCAGTAACGTGCTGGAATTACTGGAGCTTTTGTACGACAACGGAATCAGTATGGGCATAGTGAGCAACAAAAACGGGCCGTCACTTCGTGAGGAGGTGCAGACCACGGGGTTGTCAAAGTATTTTTCCGTGATTATAGGCTCCGGTGACACCCCGGAAAACAAGCCTTCTCCCAAACCTATAATTGCGGCACTTGAAACCTTGGACGTGACTCCCAGCGAGCAGGTGTTTTTTGTGGGAGACAGCATTTCAGATGTGGCAAGTGCAAGGAGTGCAAAGTGTCTTCCCATAGTGTATGGCAGTACCAAAGTTGATGGTGTGTTGTCATTCCAAAGCTTCGCCGACCTCTGCAAGTTTGTTAGGGGTTTACTGAATTAG
- the aspS gene encoding aspartate--tRNA ligase, with the protein MNIYRTHVCNELGVTHVGNEVALSGWVYRKRDHGGLLFVDLRDFYGITQLIFNEYENPELFNRMVAVGLESVITVKGIVAERSEDNVNTSIETGRVEVKVSTLTVVSEAAPLPLHVPTSFSYPEDIRLQHRFLDLRCDKVKNNILLRSMVVSELRRAMEGLGFIEVHTPILTSSSPEGARDYIVPSRTHAGKFYALPQAPQIFKQLLMVGGFDKYFQIAPCFRDEDSRADRSPGEFYQLDMEMSFVTQEDVFAAIEPVLYGLFVKFAGNKKVDRQFPRITYRDSVIRYGSDKPDLRNPIVISDVTEIFRNSGFRTFQAGVAAGEVVRAIPAPNTSGKPRSFFDDKIERAKELGARGLGYITYEADGAAKGPIAKFLSEGELARIRSTAGVDNGDSVFFMSDTADKAADFAGKIRELLGLELGLIEHDTFKFCWVVDFPYFKCEDGKLDFCHNPFSMPQGEMEALEQQNPLDIIAYQYDIVCNGIEISSGAIRNHRLDVMYKAFSMVGYDEQAVNSKFGALVRAFKFGAPPHGGLAPGIDRIVMLLADAPNIREVICFPLNQTGEDLLMGAPSEVSPAHLQELSIALNIKRK; encoded by the coding sequence ATGAACATATACAGAACTCACGTATGCAATGAACTGGGTGTGACTCATGTAGGAAACGAGGTAGCCCTCTCAGGATGGGTGTACAGAAAGCGCGACCACGGAGGGCTTTTATTTGTTGACCTCAGAGATTTTTATGGGATCACCCAGCTAATTTTCAATGAGTATGAAAACCCAGAATTGTTTAACCGCATGGTCGCTGTAGGGCTTGAGAGCGTCATTACAGTAAAGGGCATTGTGGCAGAGAGGAGTGAGGATAATGTCAACACATCAATAGAAACTGGGCGTGTGGAGGTCAAGGTTAGCACCCTAACCGTGGTTTCAGAAGCAGCCCCCCTACCACTACACGTACCTACTAGTTTTAGTTATCCGGAAGACATAAGGCTGCAGCACAGATTTTTAGATCTGAGGTGTGACAAAGTAAAAAACAACATACTGCTAAGATCGATGGTTGTGTCAGAGCTTAGAAGGGCTATGGAGGGACTGGGGTTCATTGAGGTGCACACCCCCATATTGACCTCATCTTCCCCGGAAGGTGCAAGAGACTATATTGTTCCAAGCAGGACCCACGCCGGTAAGTTTTATGCTCTGCCGCAGGCCCCACAGATCTTCAAGCAACTTCTCATGGTAGGTGGGTTTGATAAGTACTTCCAAATTGCACCTTGCTTCCGCGATGAGGATTCTAGAGCAGACAGATCACCCGGGGAGTTTTATCAGCTAGATATGGAAATGTCTTTCGTTACCCAGGAAGATGTCTTCGCAGCGATTGAGCCTGTGCTGTATGGTCTGTTCGTCAAATTTGCCGGCAACAAAAAAGTTGACAGGCAGTTCCCGAGAATTACTTACCGCGATTCTGTGATACGTTACGGGTCAGACAAACCAGACCTTAGAAACCCAATAGTAATTTCTGATGTGACTGAAATCTTTCGCAATTCTGGATTCAGGACATTTCAGGCCGGAGTTGCGGCCGGCGAAGTTGTCAGGGCAATTCCTGCCCCCAACACCTCCGGAAAGCCAAGAAGCTTTTTTGATGACAAAATAGAACGAGCAAAGGAGTTAGGCGCACGCGGCCTAGGCTACATAACATACGAAGCAGATGGAGCCGCCAAGGGTCCTATAGCTAAGTTTCTGAGCGAAGGCGAACTTGCACGCATAAGATCCACAGCGGGAGTTGACAATGGGGACAGCGTGTTTTTCATGTCAGACACAGCTGACAAGGCCGCGGATTTCGCGGGAAAGATTAGGGAATTATTGGGGCTTGAACTAGGCCTGATTGAGCATGACACTTTCAAGTTCTGTTGGGTGGTAGACTTCCCATACTTTAAGTGTGAAGACGGGAAATTAGACTTCTGCCACAATCCATTCTCCATGCCACAAGGGGAAATGGAAGCACTCGAGCAGCAAAATCCTCTAGACATAATCGCCTACCAATACGACATTGTGTGTAATGGCATTGAAATATCAAGTGGGGCAATTCGTAATCATAGGCTCGACGTAATGTATAAAGCATTCTCCATGGTTGGTTATGACGAGCAGGCAGTAAACTCTAAATTTGGGGCTCTGGTGCGCGCATTCAAGTTCGGAGCACCGCCGCACGGAGGGCTAGCCCCCGGAATCGATAGAATAGTAATGTTGCTGGCCGATGCTCCCAACATCAGGGAGGTGATATGTTTCCCGCTCAACCAAACGGGCGAAGATCTACTAATGGGCGCCCCGTCTGAGGTGAGCCCTGCTCACTTACAGGAGCTCTCAATAGCCCTAAATATAAAACGCAAATAG